A genomic window from Lotus japonicus ecotype B-129 chromosome 1, LjGifu_v1.2 includes:
- the LOC130742776 gene encoding thioredoxin-like 1-2, chloroplastic: MACSLKSVFCVPELMNESMVLGLCPSRHGKAKSRTTCSVSSTGFMGKSIALANEKGSGYCSSRTSRNAPIMAQSSICISRTLKWWKKNLKPNMIEIHSAQELVSSLLNAGDSLVVVDFYSPGCGGCKALHPKICQIAELYPTAIFLKVNYEELKTMCQSLHIHVLPFFRFYRGAEGRVCSFSCTNATIKKFKDALAKHGSERCSLGPAKGLDDSELKDLASIGEISSVNSPLLYPMKGKLLEDLVLENHDFSGAWNMASNHALNGL, translated from the exons ATGGCATGCTCCTTGAAGAGTGTTTTCTGTGTTCCTGAATTGATGAATGAGAGCATGGTTTTGGGGCTTTGTCCCTCAAGACATGGCAAAGCAAAATCAAGGACTACTTGTTCTGTTTCGAGTACTGGTTTCATGGGAAAATCCATTGCTCTTGCAAATGAAAAAGGCTCTGGGTATTGCAGTTCTAGAACCTCTAGAAATGCCCCTATCATG GCACAGTCATCAATTTGCATTAGCAGAACTTTGAAGTGGTggaaaaagaaccttaagcctaATATGATTGAGATCCATTCAGCGCAAGAGCTTGTGAGTTCTTTGCTCAACGCTGGTGATTCATTGGTTGTGGTGGATTTCTATTCACCTGGCTGTGGTGGCTGCAAAGCACTCCACCCAAAG ATCTGTCAAATTGCTGAACTGTACCCAACAGCAATCTTTCTGAAAGTAAATTACGAGGAGCTGAAAACTATGTGTCAAAGTCTGCACATTCATGTTTTACCATTCTTCAGATTCTACAGAGGAGCTGAGGGTCGAGTTTGTAGCTTCAGCTGTACCAATGCAACT ATCAAGAAATTTAAAGATGCCTTAGCAAAGCATGGGAGTGAACGCTGTAGTTTAGGCCCTGCAAAAGGCTTAGATGATTCAGAGTTGAAAGATTTGGCTTCAATAGGTGAAATATCATCAGTAAATTCACCATTACTATATCCAATGAAAGGGAAATTGTTGGAGGATTTGGTTCTAGAAAACCATGATTTTTCTGGTGCTTGGAACATGGCAAGTAATCATGCATTGAATGGTTTATAA
- the LOC130742866 gene encoding F-box/LRR-repeat protein At4g14103-like — MSNSTDEMLIPPNAKRGRNSENENEDNKDRLSDLPDGILLHILSFMNAKYAVQTCILSARWKDLWKHLPTLMLCSSNPKHFTKFVSTILTLRDGSTALHGLDFYSISPMEPQFVKKTLDYAVSHNVQRLEMNVNCDMQHLLPCIFTCHTLTSLKLTVSGRRTLFPKHLNLPALTTLHLVNFTFCSSGSDSARADPFLLFNRLESLIMDRCDLKDAQILCISSKTLVNLTLRYPLLYIYTIELSAPCLYRFTCTYFPSQFFCGSGLPSVKEVNIDAKLFLDEREPPLILLTWLQDLVNVRLLTVTTSTLQVLFLVPHLLKIKHSSLANLKRLIIRQEQLSLKLRMIMRSARLERAATVSLEEAAKLRKEAAMLLETLFDRTAPLPPLPDGIVNFLIQNSPSAEVEIIDCLI, encoded by the exons ATGTCTAATTCAACTGATGAGATGTTGATTCCGCCGAATGCGAAGAGAGGAAGGAACAGTGAGAATGAAAATGAAGACAACAAAGACAGGCTCAGTGACCTTCCTGATGGCATTCTCCTTCACATTTTATCATTTATGAATGCCAAATATGCAGTTCAAACATGTATCTTATCGGCTAGATGGAAGGATCTCTGGAAACACCTTCCAACCCTTATGTTATGCTCCTCAAATCCCAAGCATTTCACCAAATTTGTGTCTACAATTTTGACTCTTCGGGATGGCTCAACTGCACTGCACGGACTTGATTTTTATAGTATTAGTCCCATGGAGCCTCAGTTCGTCAAAAAGACATTAGACTACGCCGTTTCTCACAATGTCCAGCGATTAGAAATGAATGTTAATTGTGACATGCAGCACCTGCTACCTTGCATTTTCACATGTCATACTTTAACATCTCTTAAGCTCACAGTCAGTGGTCGGCGCACCTTATTTCCTAAACATCTGAATTTGCCAGCATTAACCACCTTGCATCTGGTGAATTTCACCTTTTGTTCAAGCGGCAGCGACAGTGCCCGTGCCGATCCATTTTTGCTGTTTAACAGGTTGGAGAGTTTGATTATGGATCGATGTGACCTAAAGGATGCACAAATCCTCTGCATATCAAGCAAAACACTCGTCAATTTAACTTTGCGTTATCCTCTTTTGTACATCTACACAATTGAGCTATCCGCACCATGTCTTTATAGGTTCACTTGCACATATTTTCCTTCTCAGTTCTTCTGTGGGAGCGGTCTTCCTTCTGTTAAGGAAGTGAATATTGATGCAAAACTGTTTTTAGATGAAAGGGAGCCTCCCTTGATTCTACTTACCTGGCTGCAAGATCTTGTTAATGTAAGATTATTGACTGTTACTACAAGTACTCTTCAG GTTCTCTTCTTAGTTCCTCATTTATTGAAGATTAAGCACTCTTCATTGGCTAACTTGAAGAGATTGATAATAAGACAAGAACAACTTTCACTTAAGCTGAGAATGATAATGAGGAGTGCGAGGTTAGAGAGAGCAGCTACTGTGTCACTGGAAGAAGCTGCCAAGTTGCGGAAAGAAGCTGCCATGTTATTGGAAACACTATTTGACCGAACTGCACCTTTACCCCCTTTACCTGATGGAATAGTGAACTTTTTGATTCAAAACTCGCCTTCAGCAGAAGTTGAAATCATAGATTGCTTAATTTGA
- the LOC130731889 gene encoding uncharacterized protein LOC130731889 — protein MRWITQKGNTFFLPKRCALDDLTARSVVWAPYTRHRTTRSFDSVSLYSGFIGLSDIVHLRLSDHTVYGVLSTYPTQTSDDYMVWYRVVSHPIMVSPKTMDDAVANLGVFLSS, from the exons ATGCGATGGATAACGCAAAAGGGTAATACCTTCTTCCTCCCGAAGAGGTGTGCCTTGGACGACCTTACTGCGCGCTCTGTTGTATGGGCACCCTACACTAGGCACAGAACAACCAGGTCGTTTGATTCTGTCAGCCTATATAGTGGGTTCATCGGACTCTCTGACATAGTACACCTTCGCTTGTCGGA TCATACAGTTTATGGGGTACTCTCCACATACCCAACTCAGACCTCTGATGATTATATGGTGTGGTATAGGGTAGTCTCCCACCCCATAATGGTTTCTCCTAAGACTATGGACGATGCTGTAGCAAATCTTGGG GTGTTCTTGAGCAGCTGA